A window of Metabacillus sp. B2-18 contains these coding sequences:
- a CDS encoding DUF4397 domain-containing protein, with protein sequence MHQNESMLVLEAAKYQMLADYYKYSNPQLHIMYYQKHLMCVQQLAAADFHGHTYGMADRAGQQNSFIRVFHASPDAPGVDVYVNGNKAITNLVFQETTDYLQLPYGRYTIEVYPTGETTQPVLREQLSLTRNTYYTVAATGRVANLKLNVFVDKPYVSPNQAKVRFIHLSPGAPNVDIAVQGGKVLFPNVPYEKATDYLTLSPLTVNLEVRVAGTNNVVLTIPQVQLKAGKTYTAVAVGLAGGNPPLESLFLMP encoded by the coding sequence ATGCACCAAAATGAATCAATGTTGGTACTTGAAGCGGCAAAATATCAAATGCTGGCGGACTACTATAAATACTCAAATCCTCAGCTGCACATCATGTATTATCAAAAACACTTAATGTGTGTACAACAACTTGCAGCTGCAGATTTTCACGGACATACTTACGGAATGGCAGACAGAGCTGGACAGCAGAATTCCTTTATACGTGTTTTTCATGCCTCTCCAGACGCACCGGGTGTTGATGTTTATGTAAACGGAAATAAAGCCATTACGAATCTTGTTTTTCAAGAAACAACTGATTACTTACAATTACCATATGGTCGCTACACGATTGAAGTGTACCCAACTGGGGAAACAACTCAGCCTGTTTTAAGAGAACAACTTTCTTTAACAAGAAATACTTACTACACTGTTGCAGCAACTGGAAGGGTAGCAAACCTTAAATTAAATGTTTTTGTAGATAAACCGTATGTAAGCCCGAACCAAGCAAAAGTCCGGTTTATTCACCTCTCCCCAGGTGCTCCAAATGTTGATATTGCAGTTCAAGGTGGTAAGGTGCTCTTTCCCAATGTTCCGTACGAAAAAGCTACAGATTACCTGACATTATCTCCATTAACTGTTAATTTAGAAGTTAGAGTTGCTGGAACTAATAATGTCGTGTTAACGATTCCGCAAGTACAGCTTAAAGCTGGAAAGACCTATA